The DNA sequence GAGAGTCAGAGCTAACCTCGACTGTGATTAATGGATATGTGTTTCCATCTTCCCACTCGATTGTTTCACTAGAGTACTTTGTTGATCCACTTAAGAACATAAAACCTGTAGAAGTATCCTTAAATACAACTTTTTGATGTTTAGGATGGATTTCTGGTTTCATTCTTTTCATCTCCTTCCGCCCTGAGTCTTTCGAAACAGAGTTTAATGAGCAGTAGCATACGCCCTGCATCGTACATTTTTGCATACTGTGAAATTATATCAAGTGTGCATTTAATTTGCAACTAGCTGTTTAAGCTTTTTCAATAATAGCTGGTGTTAATTCATTCCAGTTAGTTTCTGACGCGGACTTTCCCGGTCTTTTCTTGTTCAAACGAGTTGAAGAACTCTTCGTTCGTTTTCGTTTGGCGAACTTTTTTCAAGAAGCGCTCTAAAAATTCTGGCTGATCGTTCATCGTTTTTCTTACAGCCCAAAGGTTTTCGATTTGCTCCTTAGGTAACAGCATTTCCTCACGACGTGTGCTTGAACGGCGAATATCAATTGCAGGGAATATACGACGCTCAGAAAGCTTACGGTCAAGGTGAACCTCCATGTTCCCTGTTCCTTTGAATTCCTCGTAAATCACATCGTCCATTCGAGAACCTGTTTCGACAAGTGCCGTTGCTAAGATTGTTAAGCTGCCGCCTTCTTCAATGTTTCTAGCCGCACCGAAGAAACGCTTCGGACGATGGAAACTCGCTGGGTCAATACCACCAGATAGCGTTCGTCCACTTGGTGGAATCACTAGGTTGTATGCACGTGCTAGTCGAGTAATACTATCCATTAAGATAACAACGTCTTTTTTCGCTTCTACGAGACGCATCGCGCGATCAAGGACAAGTTCTGCTACTTTTATATGATTTTCTGGAACTTCGTCAAATGTCGAGCTGACTACTTCCCCTTTAATGGAACGTTCCATGTCTGTTACTTCCTCAGGACGTTCGTCAATAAGTAGCACCATTAATTCAATATCAGGGTGGTTTTCAGCGATACTGTTTGCTACCTCTTGTAAAAGAATTGTTTTACCAGCTTTCGGAGGTGCCACAATTAAGCCACGCTGTCCAAAACCAATTGGCGCCACCATATCGATGACACGTGATGCGACTTTCTTAGGGTCGTTTTCTAACGTCATCTTTTTGTCTGGATAAAGTGGTGTTAGCTGCGGGAAGTGTGGACGCTCTCTAGCAAGCTCAGGATCTTGTCCGTTTACAGCCGCTACTTGTAGTAGTCCATAATAGCGCTCATTTTCCTTTGGCTTTCTTACTTTCCCAGAAACAGTATCTCCATTTCTAAGCTCAAAACGACGAATCTGTGATGCAGAAATATAGATGTCTTGCGAGCTAGGCTTGTACGTATTGGAGCGTAGGAAACCGAATCCTTCAGAAGGCACGACTTCTAGTATCCCTTCCATAAACATGAGTTCTTCTTTTTCTGCCTGCTTTTTCATGATTGCAAAAATGAGTTCTTTTTTTGTTAATTGACTATAATAAGAAACTTTGAATTCCTTCGCCATTTGATATAGTTCTTTTAATTTCATTTGTTCTAGTTCTTTTAGCGTTACGCCCATGCGTATCATCACACCTTTATATAATTTTGTTTCATATATGTATACGTTCCCAATCTCCAAATTAAATTTAAAAATCTCACAACACATTCTTTTTTCTCGTAAAGCATTCATAAAGAGAATGGAATTCATTTGTGTATGTTGATTATCGATTGAAGGAAAGCTCCATCTGAAGGTAAATGGAAGTCTGAGAAGCAACATGAGGTTAAAATAATATCATTTCCAATTTTCAAAAATACATGTTTTCCTTTAATAGGTTAGTCAAAATAACTTTAATATAATCAAAGCATAAAAACTTAAAATGTTCAAGTGTAGAAAGGGAGTATTATTGTAGTTAGAGGTTTTAAAGTCACAAGGGGAAGAAGTGTTTCCCCTCGTGTATCTTGCCTTCGCTCTATTATGGTAATGCCCTACTGAATCGAAGGACATCCATGGTTAAATGTTTTCTAGCTCGGCTAATTCCTTCTCATTTAGGTTTTCACGCCATATTTTTGCTCCTAAACCTTTTAGCTTTTCTTCTAATCCCCCGTAACCTCTGTCAATATGCTCGACACCTGTGATCTCAGTTATCCCTTTTGCCATTAATCCTGCGACAACAAGCGCAGCTCCTGCACGAAGGTCACTGGCACGCACCTTTGCTCCTTGTAGAGGCGTTCCTCCATTCACGAGTGCTGAACGGCCCTCCACTTTAATGTTCGCTCCCATTCTCCGAAGCTCATCAATATGTTTAAATCTTGCATTATATATTGTATCTGTCACCATACTTGATCCAGGTACTTTCGTTAATAGACTCGTAAATGGTTGCTGTAGGTCTGTTGCGAACCCAGGATATACAAGCGTTTTTACATCGATTGGCGTTAATTCGTTGTCCTCACGCGCACGTATAAATA is a window from the Evansella cellulosilytica DSM 2522 genome containing:
- the rho gene encoding transcription termination factor Rho, whose amino-acid sequence is MGVTLKELEQMKLKELYQMAKEFKVSYYSQLTKKELIFAIMKKQAEKEELMFMEGILEVVPSEGFGFLRSNTYKPSSQDIYISASQIRRFELRNGDTVSGKVRKPKENERYYGLLQVAAVNGQDPELARERPHFPQLTPLYPDKKMTLENDPKKVASRVIDMVAPIGFGQRGLIVAPPKAGKTILLQEVANSIAENHPDIELMVLLIDERPEEVTDMERSIKGEVVSSTFDEVPENHIKVAELVLDRAMRLVEAKKDVVILMDSITRLARAYNLVIPPSGRTLSGGIDPASFHRPKRFFGAARNIEEGGSLTILATALVETGSRMDDVIYEEFKGTGNMEVHLDRKLSERRIFPAIDIRRSSTRREEMLLPKEQIENLWAVRKTMNDQPEFLERFLKKVRQTKTNEEFFNSFEQEKTGKVRVRN
- a CDS encoding type B 50S ribosomal protein L31, which gives rise to MKPEIHPKHQKVVFKDTSTGFMFLSGSTKYSSETIEWEDGNTYPLITVEVSSDSHPFYTGRQKFADAGGRVDRFKKKYNMK